The following DNA comes from Planctomycetota bacterium.
ACCAGCAGGACGTGCTTTGGGCCCAGCGGGATCAGGTAAGGCAATTCCCAAAACTTGCCCCTCTTGATGGACGGCGCGATGTTCTTCTGGAGCGTCCAGTGCTCCAGGTCTTTCGACGTCCACAACCAGGCCGCCCCCTGCCGATCGGCCCCCCCGGTGGCGCCCCCGATCAACTGACACCATTGATCGCCGTCCCGCCAGACATACCCGTCCCAATGGACGGGCGAGTACTCATGGGGACGTTGGCTGTTGTCCATGACCTTCTTCTTCTGCCATGTGATCCAACCGTCCGTGCTCCGCGCGAGCATTCCGTACGTCTCGCCGTGTCCCGCAACATTGCCCGTGTACAGGGCGCAGGGAAAACCGTCGTTGTCGATGAACACGTTCCCGGAGTACACGCCTCCCCGATCGTAAGGGCTGTCCGGCCAGACGGCCACCGGCCAATCCGTCCAGTGCACCAGGTCTTCGCTGACGGCGTGCCCCCAGCAGATTTTGCTGCGCTCCCAGCCGCCGCTTCCGTCGGATACCTGCGGACCGAACTGATAGAACAGGTGATACTTGCCCCCGTGGTAGATGGGTCCGTTGGGATCGTTGATCCAACTCTCCGGACCGGTGAAGTGGTAGATGGGCCGGTGCGAGTCGTTCTCGATCATCCACTGCCGCAGGGCCAGTGCAGCACGCGAGTAGGTTGCGACGTCCGTGCTCCTGACCACCTTGCGGTAGTCCGCCACGGGCGCCGGCAGACCGGCCAGCAGGGCCGGTGCCGCGGACTCCTTGCCGCTCGGGCCGGCACTGGCCGGCGGCCAAGGCTGCTCTTCCGCGCCCTTGGCCGCCCCGATCAGCCCCAGAACGAGCGCCCCTGCCGCCGCCAGGATCCGTGCCAGGTGCATGTGTGGTCTCCCCAAAAGGTCCGCGCAGTCCGTTCACCACCCGGATAGTTTCAACCACCCCGAGCGAATCAGGTTTCGTCGAAAAAGAGCGGGGGGTTACAGATCAAAGGGCGAGATGTAGTCGCCCTGGGCGGCGCCGAGATTCTCCAGGCGCCGGCGCTGCTCCGCCAGCACCTCGAAGAGCACCGGCGGCGCGTCCGCCACCTGCGTCCGGTGGAACCGTTCGACGCGGCCGACAATCCCCTCGACCCCACCGGCCGGGAAGGATTCGCGAGCCAGGAACATTTCGAGATGCTCTCCCGGCGAGATTTCTCCGCTCGTCCCATCGGGACTCGGTCGAAATAACAGGATTGGGCCGGTTCCCGATCGCCA
Coding sequences within:
- a CDS encoding glycoside hydrolase family 32 protein encodes the protein MHLARILAAAGALVLGLIGAAKGAEEQPWPPASAGPSGKESAAPALLAGLPAPVADYRKVVRSTDVATYSRAALALRQWMIENDSHRPIYHFTGPESWINDPNGPIYHGGKYHLFYQFGPQVSDGSGGWERSKICWGHAVSEDLVHWTDWPVAVWPDSPYDRGGVYSGNVFIDNDGFPCALYTGNVAGHGETYGMLARSTDGWITWQKKKVMDNSQRPHEYSPVHWDGYVWRDGDQWCQLIGGATGGADRQGAAWLWTSKDLEHWTLQKNIAPSIKRGKFWELPYLIPLGPKHVLLVGAGNPYWVGRYDRHTMIFTPDDPEPKSMDNGTYYSFNVNMVDDKGPGGSRRQLMHGWVTGPATPTKSVPYWEGAHSIPRVLTLRGRHVAQEPIPEIESLRGEHRRWGGLEVQPGRSGYLPDVTGDALEIIAVFAPGGVSPGTSASDVESRFGVKLRVSGDGKDCVRVWYDPKTDQFGTDGVVVKKASAWGGITRHGSQDEPVVLRIFLDRSVLEVYCGGAALTNRTFADAKALGVDLFAEGGTARLQSLDVWKVNPLWKP